The Desulfotignum phosphitoxidans DSM 13687 DNA segment CTCTACCCCACATTACATCTGCCAGTTCATACTTTTTGAAAATCAGATCTGGGCAGCAATAATAGACAAAGTACTCCCTGTTTTAGGGAGGCAAATATAACCCCCAAAAAAGGTCTTAAGAGATTTCTAAAGGAAACAATTCGGTGGTGTTTTTATCCACCGGGAAAAGAGACTCAATACGAAGTTCCTGGGTGGTTAGGTCAATCGGACTGCCCAGTGTTGTAATTGTGGTGAAAAAACTTGCCTGCATGGCATCTTTTTCAAAGGTCAAACTCAGTATCGGCAGGTTGTCGTCAACTTGAAAATCCATTAACGAACTGTCTTTGTCCAGTTCTTTTATCTCTTCATATAATGTGGATAGTTCAGCGTTTTGAGTCGAAACAGCTTCATCTAACAGGCGGTTTAGCATAAACTGTTTTATTCCAGGCCAATCTTTTATATACGGTCTCAAACCGTCTTCTGCGAATGTCAGATGATATATATTGTCGTATTTTGTTAGAACTTGTTTCCCCGCAAGGAATTCGATCATCTTCACATAGCCGGAATTCGCCATGAGAATCTTATAGGCGGAGTTGATCACAAATGCTGGATAAGGCTCATGCTTTTCCAGCATACGTTTTAAGGCATGCCTGACAATTTCAAGTTTTTGTCCATTGAATGGCTCCTCGCTGAACATAGCGGCATATCCGGCGGCTTTTAAAAATGAATTACGATGCCTGAGTGGTAGTTTTAGTGCTTGGGCGATTTTTAAAACAAGGTTGTGGCTGGGCTTTGATCTTCCCGTTTCTACAAAGCTTAAATGTTTGGTGGACACTCCGACGTCGAGAGCCAGATCCATCTGACTGATCCTTTTCAACTTTCGCCAGAAACGTAACACTTCACCAATAGATGGATTTTTTTCATTACTTATTTTCAAAAATTGCATTTTTTTACCTCAGAGGTAATAGACTTATTTACCTGTTCAAGGTTAATATATTCTAAACTAAAATTCAAATAATTTTAAAAGGGGAGCTTAAAATGAATGCATTTAGATTGTTGATGGTTGTTTTTATTGTGGGAGTCCTTGCCTACACAGGTATTGTTATCTCGAATCATGGTTGGAATCTGCTACCAATTTTCTTTGGAGATATTGCTGCAATGACATGGCCAGGGCAGTTCAATTTTGATTTTATGTGCTTTTTGATTCTATCCGGTTTATGGCTCACATGGCGGCATAACTTTTCTGCCGCTGGGTTTTCTTTGGGAATTTTAGGCCTTTTCGGCGGAATAATGTTTCTTGCTCCTTATCTCCTAATTATGAGTTTCAGGGTAAACGGTGATATAAAGACACTCTTTATGGGAAAAGGTAGATGGATTGACTAATAGGCCAAAGTTTATAAACGAATTATCATAAAACAATCCCACATCCGAAAATTAATAAACCGAAACCCAACAATCATGGTATAATTCTGGTGTTTGAAGATAAAATTATGGACCCATGATTTGATTTTCCAGTGCTCACTATTTGGTCTGGCTAACTGTTTCGAATTTTGCAACAATTCTTGACTGCATGAATACTCAACAATTATTCCGATATCATGGATTTCTTCAGAACTCAACAATCATTGTGCAATATAGCGTATCAAGAAGTAATGTAGTATCGACAACGGGCATCATGAAACCAACTTCAGATTAAAAAGACAGGTTGTTCCCAAGTCAGTTGTTTTAAATTCATTGAGCGCAGCCAAACACTGCATTCAAACCTGCTGCTGTTTAATATGCTTGAGGGTCTTTATGAAATGGTCACTACCACTTCTCATGTGAAAATTCATGGAGGGTAACGTTTTTTTTAGGAACAAAAGGATATTGGCAATGTTTTATCCTGGAGGTGGGGTTGGCCTTTTTATCCTTGTATGACCTCCACGATTCTATTATATCTTCAGTGACGCATGTTACGGACACCATAAGGATTGAAAATTAAAGGTCAGAAAATGTCATTGGAAGCCGTTAAGAAATATTTTGTAGAATTCAATATGGACCACCGTGTTATGGTTTTGGAACATTCTACCGCCACAGTTGAAGAGGCTGCCAAGGCTCACGGCGTCGATCCTGATCAGATAGGAAAAACACTGTCGTTCAAAATTGACGAGAAACCCATCCTAATTGTCGTTGCTGGCAAGGCAAAGGTTGATAATAAAAAGTACAAGGGGCAGTTCTCAAAGAAAGCCAAAATGCTCAATAAAGATGAAGCCCTTGAGTACACAGGGCATGCAGTTGGTGGCGTTTGCCCTTTTGGATTGAAGAACCCAATTGATGTTTACCTGGATGTGTCATTGAAAAAGCATACAGAAGTCATCCCGGCTGCCGGTGACAGCAACTCTTCTATACGTTTGACCATAGACGAGCTGGAAAAGTATTCAAATTTTAAAAAATGGGTGGACGTCTGTAAGTATGATTAGATTTACAGGGTTATGACCGCTGCCGTTCAATCGTAAATGCAGGTGCAATATCTGTCATTTTCCATAAAATCATTATCCAATGAGTTTCAGGGCTTGAACTCTTTTCCCGCCAAGGTTTTTTCCAGGAATCGGATTTGAGGGCCTGATTGACAAACCAACCAAACCAGGACTGCTCCCAATGAACTGTCTGACGAAATAAGGCCTGCAATAGCACTTTCTTTGGAATAACCGGCCTATGAGCAACAGAAAAACTGAATATCAACTGGCCCTGGGACGTCAGCGTTTGCCTCTATATCCGTAAAGTCTGGGTACATTCCCCAAATTTTTGCCAGTTTGTGGCAAGGTCAGTCTCAGTTGTCCGAATTTGTGTATGGTGATTATCCCGCTGTGTTCCCATTATATCCGGTAAGGCTTTTTTGATCACCACACAAACGGGGTTTGTGGTCCCCAATAAGGCAAGTCCTTCCATTGTCAAATCAATGTGTTTGGGAAGACCTCAACTTTTCCACTCAGGGATTGGTTTTCCCGTATACAAGAAAAGGATCGATGGCGGTAGTTTAAGATGAAGATTAACCGCATTTCAAAGTTTATAGTAAATGGTAAAAGCAGCACTACGGTGTTTTACCAAATTGATAGAGCTCTCAGCCCTGTTAAATGGGCGTTTTGAGGAAAACTCACCTCTTTTTCAATCACAACTATGGGCGCATATGATGTAGTATCTGCTGTGTGGTATTTCGGTACGGCGGAGAGCGGATCAGTCTACAGGGCTGTTTGGTAGAGAGGTGCCGTGCTTTGTGTGATCAGTGATCCGCAGTGCCTTAGATGTGGGGTTTGGGTTGATGCGTGGGTCGGCTTTCACATATGGGAGTGAAGATAGGGTGCTCACACTTGATTGTATGGTTTGAAGGGTTAGGCAGAGAAACTCTGATATTAACTATAGTAACAAGGGGGCGCTCAATCATGCGCTTTAACCTTTGAAAACCCCACTTTACGTGTCCTTTTCATCAAGTATCGAGTCCAACGGGGGGTATCACCTAGTTGATGGGCTTTTTCCCGGTGTTCTCAGGTAAAGTTTCGTGCAGTGTAGATATTCGGTCTCATCAGCAGCTTAAAGTCTATACGATTTAGTTTAAATGGCAAGGTTTCTATCTTTAGAGCGGTGGTTCTCTCCCAAGCCGTAGGACCTTAAAGAACTATTAATAGTGGCTGTTAACTTAGCGGACCAGGCGTAATGATAATTCAGGGGTAATCTTTTTCCTTCTGTAGAGAAGACGGTTCAGGGCATACTAAAGATATAACTGGCTATAAGTTTGGGGGGCTATAGTGGTTGACATAAAATAATTCAGCCAATATGTTGAGTTAATGGCTATAAATGCTCTGAAAAACCTATAAATATAGAGTTTGAGTGATTATGATGATGATAATGTATATATTATATATATTATATATCATCACGGTTGACGTCAATTAATTCCAATCTTTTTGTTTTTTGTATCCATGTTTTATCAAAAGATTCAACCGATTTAACTATCCTTTTTTTAAGAGAATTTAATTCCGTGTTTTCTTCAATAAGTCGAGAGGAGTTGGTTATAAATGTATTTTTAGCATTAAAATATTCTTCTTGAAAACATTCATAATTGCCATTGGCATCTGTTGTTGAATACTCTTCGTAAAATTTGGGTAAATCCTTATGGCTTTTAAAACATTTAAAATTAAAATGGCTTCTCTGGCTATTTTGAAATCCTAACATTTTTGTGAACTTTGGGCTATTGAATAACTCCTCTATGGTTGCTGTATTTTTGGTTTTCAACTTTTTTCTTTTAGCTGTGATTTCAATTCGAACACGATCACAATCTAAATGTTTCCAACGTTTTCTCCTTTTCACGGCTGTTTGATTGTTTGGCCCATCAGGCCCTCGTTCATACACTTTAGCTGCCCAAATACGACTTTTATAATTTATTTCAAATACCGCATTGGTTGATCTATTAAGGTCCAACAAAGAATACCTGCCTCCGGACATTGAAGTCGATTTAGCATAAGGGAAAAACAGATGTCTTCTCAAGATATAAAACAAATATGCCACCTCTTCATGATTATTACAAAACAAATCAATTGTATATTCAAGCTGTGAAACCCGTAAATGCGGTAATTTTTGATATAAATCTTTCACGGTACTGTGACATAAAGTTTTTCCATAAATTTCCAGATAAGTTTTTGGCACCCCAGGCTTCTGGTTGTTGAAAAATAATTTAAAAAGTTGCTTCTTGGTGTTGCGTATGGCGGCACGCTCATAATTTTTGTTATAATTATTATCGGTAATTTTAAAATTACCGAGAGCTTTACGCACTTCATTGAAAGAATAATCTGAGGAAAATTTCCCGGTATGAATATGTGCCTTGATTTTATGGATATTTCTCAACACTCTTGAGATTAGACGTCTCTCTCCATTTTTAGAATACTCATAGCGAATCATATTTTTAATCTCATTAAGATGTTAATCCACAAGGAAAGTTGGAAAGATGGTACGCCATGCAAACCTGCTCGGTCAAGCGATAGTATTTTTAAATACGTAGTTGACTGCATTGATAGTGTGGAACAATATTCGTCGATCTATTTAAAGTTAAAAAGTCCAAAATTTGGACATATCCAAATTTTGGACTTTTCATTTGTTATGGTATTGCTTGGGCTTCATTCAATTTAACAACCGGGATACTTGGACTGATTTACCCAAACAACCGTAAAGAGTCATTTATCTCCGGCATTTGGTCCCATACCTTCCCCCGCAATAGACGTCCTGTTTTTTTCTTGTTTGTGCCACCCCATTGTTTAAAGAAGAAAGGGATACCATTCTTTACACACTGATTTTTAATATTTATCACCCATTTCTCTTCGATCGGTCTGGCACCGGGGCCGGACTCGCCACCAACGATAACCCAATCAATGCCGGATAGGTCCATTTTCCGCATTGGCCCTAATAGTGGTTCAATTGAAAGAAATTTGATATTGGCCGGGACTTCTCTCAATCTGTCAATTCTCTTAATGAGATTATTGTTTTCAACAGATACACCAACCCAGATGTTGTCAGTCCATTTAAGGCGATCCTTGAGTTTGTGCAGTCGTTTTGACCTTTTGGTTAAAACCTGAAAAGTGTGCCAATGGGCTTTGTTCATAATGGTAAAAACTGATTTAATATACGACACAGGTACATTTTTGTGGAAAAGGTCACCCATAGAACAAACAAATACTGTTTTAGGTTTCTTCCATTTTAATGGTATGTTTAACAGGTCAGGGTGGCAGGTCACTTCAAAGCCATTTCTGTACCTTTGTTGCTTTTCCATGGTTTTTAATCGGTTTGCCATTCTTTCCGCATAACAGTTATCACAGCCGGGGCTTAGTTTGGTACAGCCAGTGACTGGATTCCATGTATCTCCAGTCCATTCAATTTTGCTCATATTAATTCTCCTATTATAAAAATATTGCAGCAGATAAAATTTGACTTTATTGGTTAAACGATATTATTCATTTGAATTATGAGGGGGGTGGGACACCTACCGAACGAAGGCACCCCACTCCACAAAAAAACGACAAATTTGACGGTTTTTTCAAACGTCGTCTTCACCCGGCATATCATGATTCCGCGCAAATTCCGTTTTATGCAAAGCCTTGAGTTGTTTTAAATGTGCAAAAAGA contains these protein-coding regions:
- a CDS encoding helix-turn-helix domain-containing protein — its product is MQFLKISNEKNPSIGEVLRFWRKLKRISQMDLALDVGVSTKHLSFVETGRSKPSHNLVLKIAQALKLPLRHRNSFLKAAGYAAMFSEEPFNGQKLEIVRHALKRMLEKHEPYPAFVINSAYKILMANSGYVKMIEFLAGKQVLTKYDNIYHLTFAEDGLRPYIKDWPGIKQFMLNRLLDEAVSTQNAELSTLYEEIKELDKDSSLMDFQVDDNLPILSLTFEKDAMQASFFTTITTLGSPIDLTTQELRIESLFPVDKNTTELFPLEIS
- a CDS encoding YbaK/EbsC family protein, whose protein sequence is MSLEAVKKYFVEFNMDHRVMVLEHSTATVEEAAKAHGVDPDQIGKTLSFKIDEKPILIVVAGKAKVDNKKYKGQFSKKAKMLNKDEALEYTGHAVGGVCPFGLKNPIDVYLDVSLKKHTEVIPAAGDSNSSIRLTIDELEKYSNFKKWVDVCKYD
- a CDS encoding DUF5131 family protein, whose amino-acid sequence is MSKIEWTGDTWNPVTGCTKLSPGCDNCYAERMANRLKTMEKQQRYRNGFEVTCHPDLLNIPLKWKKPKTVFVCSMGDLFHKNVPVSYIKSVFTIMNKAHWHTFQVLTKRSKRLHKLKDRLKWTDNIWVGVSVENNNLIKRIDRLREVPANIKFLSIEPLLGPMRKMDLSGIDWVIVGGESGPGARPIEEKWVINIKNQCVKNGIPFFFKQWGGTNKKKTGRLLRGKVWDQMPEINDSLRLFG